CACTTCAGATGAATGGCCCGCCACCCGATCCTGACCCTCGTCATTGGCTCCAGTGGAAGACGGCTTCGCTCCCCCACAACCGGCCAATACGAGAGCAAACACGATCAACAAAATCGCCTCAAATGCCAAAAAACGTTTGCTTTTCATTTTCACCCAACCCTCCTGAAGGAACAGTGCATAATGGATAAAAATTTGTGCATGATCAACCTCCTTTCAAGGATGTAAGCGCTTCAAATCACATACAAAAAAATTGTTAAATCATTTAAGATATATTTTCTTTTATCTCATAAATTATACAATATAGAAACATTGTTTTCAATAAAAAATTATGATGATCTTTTTTTGACATGTATCGATTTCCCTGGAACAGGGTGCATATGGATTTGGATCGCATCGTCATCTTCTTTCCCTGGAAGCGACATGGGCGGTCTCAAACTGGCCATTTTCCACCACCAGCGCGTTCAGCTGTCCGCCAAACGCACATCCGCCGTCGATGCCGATCACCCTGTTCGGCCCGAAATAAACGTCATCCGTTCCATGGATCCTGCGGGTTCTCGTATGCCCGAAAACCACGATTTGCTCACCTTCGTACCCATAAATAAACTCGTCACGAATGTGCAAGAGTTGTTCCCGCCGTGTCTTCTCCAGCCCCTTCTTCGGTTCAATCCCGGCATGGACGAAGAGAATCCCTTCCCGCTGCGCCGTCAGCGGACGTTCGGCAAGAAACTGAATTTCCGCCTCAAACGCTTCCCGGATGGAGCGCCGGATTTCCTCCTCCCGTTCCCTGTCACGCAGCAACTCCTCATATTCCACCGGCTGATGGCCCAATTCCCGCAGGAAACTGTTGATCGTCTTCATGCCCCCCACTCTTCCGTAGTAGAAAAGCTCCTCAACCCCCTGCAGCCATTGTAGAAACAGCTCATCGTGATTTCCCAAAAGCGCAACCGCCCCTTCCTGCACCCAAGTCATGACCGTACGGACCGCGCCCGCACTGTCCGGGCCGCTGTCCACATAATCGCCAAGCAAAATCAGTTCCCGCGGATGTGCAGAAACCTTTTCCAACAGCTCAGAAAGTTCCTCTGTGCAGCCGTGAACATCCGAAATGGCCACGATCCTCTGCGGCAAGTCCCCCATGTGGTCACTCCTTCCGTTTCGTTTTTTATCCGGCAGGATTCTTTTTTTATAAGCAAGAAAAGAGAGCTTTTTCAGCTCTCTTTTCCTCTCGCTGTCCGGCACGATCGGTTTCCTTTTCCGGCATTACAACAAAGTCAGCGCTACAAACTTGGTCTCGAGGAATTCCTCGATCCCTTGACGGCCTCCTTCACGTCCCAAACCGCTCTCCTTTACGCCGCCAAACGGCACCTGGGCGGCGGTAAAGACGCCGTCGTTCACCGAGACCATCCCGAATTCCAGCTGTTCCGACACCCGAATGGCCCGCGACAGACTGTTCGTGAAAAGATAGGCAGCCAGTCCATACGGCAGCGCGTTGGCCTGGCGAATCACCTCCTGCTCGTCGGAAAACGAGACCACCGGCGCGACGGGACCAAAGGTCTCCTCGTGCATGATCTGCATCTCTGGCGTGACATCGGCCAGCAGCGTCGGTTGGAAGAAATACCCCTTTTGCCCTGCCACCTGGGCCGCCTCTCCGCCGCAGTGCACAATGGCCCCTTTGGCCCGCGCATCCTCCACCTGCCGCTTCACTTTTTCAAACGCTTGCCGGTCGATCAACGGGCCAATCTGCACCCCATCCTGCATGCCGTTTCCAATGACCAGCCGCTCCATCTGACTTTTCAATTTTTGAATAAAAGGCTCCTTCACCGACTCATGAACATAAATGCGGTTGGCGCAGACACAAGTCTGTCCCGTGTTGCGGAACTTGGAAGCCATCACGCCCCGGACGGCCTGATCCAGATCAGCATCTTCAAAAATGAGGAACGGCGCATGTCCGCCCAATTCCAGCGACACCTTTTTCACCGTGTCGGCAGCCCCGCGCATCAAGAGCTTGCCCACTTCCGTCGAGCCGGTAAAGGTGATTTTTCGCACCCGGTCATCCCGCAGCAGCGTCTGTCCGATCGGCTCCGGCTGGCCGGTCACCAGGTTGGCCACTCCTTTCGGGAAGCCGGCCTCTTCCAAGAGCTCAAAGAGACGGATCGCCGTGATTGGTGTCTGTTCGGCCGGCTTGATGACCACCGTGCATCCCGCGGCCAGCGCCGGCGCAATCTTGCGCGTGACCATGCCGGCAGGGAAATTCCACGGCGTGATGGCGCCGACCACACCGACCGGCTGTTTGAATACGAGAAAACGCTTGTTGGGAGCCGAAGCAGGAATCGTCTCCCCGTACACGCGCCGCGCCTCCTCCGCATACCAGCGGACGTAATCGGCCGCCAGCACAGCCACCTCTCCCTTCGCTTCGGCCAGTGGCTTGCCCATTTCTTCGGTGATCAGCCGCGCCAGTTCCTCCGCATGCTCCTGAATCAGTTCATACCATCGCCACAGGAGATTGGCCCGCTCCAGAGCGGTGGCAGAGGCCCATTCAGGAAAAGCACGGTAGGCTGCCTCAATCGCCCGCCGCGTCTCCGCTTCACCGGCATCGGGAACCCGGCCGATCAGCTCCTGGGTGGCCGGGTTGACCACATCCATCCACTTTCCGCTGTCGGCTTCGACCCATTGGCCGTCAATGTAGTTGCGGAATTCTTTCGTCATGATGCCCCTCCTTTCACCTTTTATATTAAAATATTTATTCTATTCACGCCAGATATGGCTTTACCGTCCGGTCCACGACCACATCCAGCAGATAGGGCTTGCGCTCGGAAAAGGCATGCTGGAGAGCCTTTTTCAGCTCCTCCCTCGTCTCGATACGCTGCGCTTCGACACCAAATCCCCGCGCAACGCTGACCAGGTCGATTTCCGGCTGGTCGAGATCCATTCCGGGAAAAGCCCCCTGTTTTGCCGACACGCCATTCAGTGTCAGCATCCCGCCTTTTAAGATCATGTAGCTGGTATTGTTGATGATCAGATACAGCACGGGCAGGTTGTAGCGGGCCGCATTCCACAATGACTGGATGTAATAATAGGACGACCCGTCGCCGATAATCGCCACCACCCGTTCACTGGGCCTCCCCAACTGGGCGCCAAGAGCGGCCGGCATGCCGTAGCCCAGACCGCCACCCTTCAGCCCGATAAAAGCTCCCGGACGGCGCAGCTCCAGATAGCGGTGGACGTACCTGCCCGCCGTCACGGATTCGTCCACGACAAACACATCATCCGTAAGGTAATGGTTCAGCTCCGCCATCACCACAGCCGGTGATAGCGGCATCTGCTCTTGGACGGCTGCCAGTTCGCGCGCCTTCGCCTCTTCCCGCTCCCGCTGTTGCTGCTGCAGCTGCTCCCGTCTCTTTTGACAACGCCCTTCATCCGCCGGGGTCAGCTCCGCCTGCAACATTTCCACCCAGGCCGCCAGCACTTCCCGGGGATGACCGAGGATGGCCACGTCGGCCGGCATATTCTTGCCGATCTCCCAGGGACTCAAGTCAACGCTGATCACCTTGGTTCCAGGCTGTACCAAGGGCTTGTCAAAATATAGGAGCGGCGCCTGGCTGATGACGCCGAGAAAGAGGACAACGTCTGCCTCCTTCAGCGCCTCATGAATGGCCGGCCCATTGGGCAGGAAGCGCCCTGCAAAATGGGGGTGGTTGTATGGGAAGTTGAGTCCCGCACTCTGATGTTCCTGATAAACCGGAGCGCCGATCAACTCCGACAGCCGGATCAGTTCCGGGATCGCCCCCGTCCGCCCTACCCGGTCACCGGCAACAATGACAGGCCGCTCCGCGGCGCGGAGCAATGCCACCGCCTGGCGGATCGCCTCCCTGCTGCCGCTGACGCGCTGGTCGATCCGCGTCAGGGGCAGGGGGGACAGCGGTACATCCTGCCACATCACATCGACGGGAAAGGAGAGCAACACCGGACCCATCGGCTCGGTCAGCGCTTCCTTAAAGGCGCGGTGGAGGACAATCGGCAGTTCTTCCGCCCGATGCACCTGATAACTCCACTTCGTGCAACTTTTGGCCAGAGCCACCAGATCGCCCCAAAGGGCCGGCTCCTGCACCCCGAGGCGGATATCATGCTGCCCCGTGGTCACCACCAGAGGAACGCCCGCCCGGTAGGCGTCATAGATGTTACCCAGCCCATGCGCCAAACCCGGCGCCACGTGCAGGTTGACCACCCCGGGCTTGCCGGTCGCCTGCGCGTACCCGGCTGCCATGCCCACCGCAATGTCTTCATGCAATCCGAGAATATACTTGATCTCCGGATAGTTGACCAAACCGTCCAT
This genomic stretch from Bacillus thermozeamaize harbors:
- the gabD gene encoding succinate-semialdehyde dehydrogenase (NADP(+)) (catalyzes the formation of succinate from succinate semialdehyde; NADP dependent); the protein is MTKEFRNYIDGQWVEADSGKWMDVVNPATQELIGRVPDAGEAETRRAIEAAYRAFPEWASATALERANLLWRWYELIQEHAEELARLITEEMGKPLAEAKGEVAVLAADYVRWYAEEARRVYGETIPASAPNKRFLVFKQPVGVVGAITPWNFPAGMVTRKIAPALAAGCTVVIKPAEQTPITAIRLFELLEEAGFPKGVANLVTGQPEPIGQTLLRDDRVRKITFTGSTEVGKLLMRGAADTVKKVSLELGGHAPFLIFEDADLDQAVRGVMASKFRNTGQTCVCANRIYVHESVKEPFIQKLKSQMERLVIGNGMQDGVQIGPLIDRQAFEKVKRQVEDARAKGAIVHCGGEAAQVAGQKGYFFQPTLLADVTPEMQIMHEETFGPVAPVVSFSDEQEVIRQANALPYGLAAYLFTNSLSRAIRVSEQLEFGMVSVNDGVFTAAQVPFGGVKESGLGREGGRQGIEEFLETKFVALTLL